The Blattabacterium sp. (Blatta orientalis) str. Tarazona genome contains the following window.
AAAAAATGAAAAAAATAAAAAAACGCCATTTTAAAAAAAAATTCAAAAGTTCACGCATAATATAACCCCCCTATTCTATTTCATTAAAAATGTAAATTTATCAATATTTTTTAAAGCAACGCCTGTCCCTTTCACTACAGCTCTCAAGGGATCCTCTACTAAAGAAACAGAAAGACCCGTTTTTTTAGAAATTCTTTTATCTAAACCTCTTAAAAGAGAACCGCCACCTGCCATATATATACCTGTTTTGTAAATATCTGCAGCAAGTTCTGGAGGGGTTCTAGAAAGTGTTTCCATAACTGCATCTTCAATGCGTAAAATAGATTTATCCAATGCAGGAATAGTTTCTTTATAAGAAATATTCATTTCTTTAGGTTTTCCTGTAGGAAGATCTCTTCCTTGTATATGAATATCTTCCGGAGGGTTTTCAATAGCTTCTAGAGCTGAACCTATATCTATTTTTATTTTTTCTGCAGTTCTTTCTCCTATGTATAAATTATATTTAGTACGAAGAAAATAAGCTATATCATTAGTAAAAACATCTCCAGCTATTTTAATAGATTTTTGACAAACAATTCCACCTAAAGCTATCACTCCACATTCTGTAGTTCCTCCACCAATATCAATAATCATATTTCCTTCAGCTTTAGTTACCGAAATTCCAGAACCAATAGCTGCTGCCATAGGTTCTTCAATTAAATATACTTCTTTTGCATTAAGATGTTGTGCTGAATCTTTTACGGCTCTTTTTTCTACTTCCGTAATTCCGGATGGAATGCAAATAACCATAGTTAGGGATGGGGTAAACAATTTTTTATTTATACCTGGAACTTTTTGGATGAACTCTCTTATCATTAACTCTGCAACTTGGTAATCTGCAATAACCCCATCTTTTAATGGCTTATAAATCTTAATATTATCATGCGTTTTTCCTTGCATTTGTTTGGCTTCTTCTCCGACGGCTAACACTTTTTTAGTTCTTACATCTATGGCAATTATAGAAGGTAAATCTACAATCACCTTATTGTTATGCATGATAAGAGTATTCGCAGTACCTAAATCTATGGCTATTTCTTGAGTAAATAGATTCTTCATAA
Protein-coding sequences here:
- a CDS encoding rod shape-determining protein, with the translated sequence MGLVDFMKNLFTQEIAIDLGTANTLIMHNNKVIVDLPSIIAIDVRTKKVLAVGEEAKQMQGKTHDNIKIYKPLKDGVIADYQVAELMIREFIQKVPGINKKLFTPSLTMVICIPSGITEVEKRAVKDSAQHLNAKEVYLIEEPMAAAIGSGISVTKAEGNMIIDIGGGTTECGVIALGGIVCQKSIKIAGDVFTNDIAYFLRTKYNLYIGERTAEKIKIDIGSALEAIENPPEDIHIQGRDLPTGKPKEMNISYKETIPALDKSILRIEDAVMETLSRTPPELAADIYKTGIYMAGGGSLLRGLDKRISKKTGLSVSLVEDPLRAVVKGTGVALKNIDKFTFLMK